From [Clostridium] symbiosum, a single genomic window includes:
- a CDS encoding UvrD-helicase domain-containing protein, producing MYIADLHIHSRYSRATSHDCTPEALELWARKKGIRLLGTGDFTHPAWREELKEKLVPAEEGLYTLKEEYRIHDKGADDSQAVRFVVTGEISSIYKWGERVRKVHSLLLLPNLEAAELLSARLEQIGNIHSDGRPILGLPCRDLLEIMLEVCPDAVYVPAHIWTPHFSLFGAFSGFDTIEECFGDLTPHIHALETGLSSDPPMNWRLSALDSYQLISNSDAHSPSKLGREANLLDTDLNYPSLVKAIETGDGLRGTIEFFPEEGKYHLDGHRKCHLCLNPAETIKYGGKCPVCGKKLTIGVSHRVEELADRAEGYVRPDGKVFESLVPLPEVIAASTGRSAASARVQRQYQEILSKLGNEFSILREVPQEDIKLAAGTMIAEGISRLRRGNVLRNPGFDGEYGTIQLFEPWELENVDGQISLFLPSRESLGAAVGDLKDKRTTEGAVTNKMAAGETASDEMSAGEGAEMDSDPGNAVKETAAANEWDCPESGVRSSDTVVNRDNGPAGSPRNNKNSFLGHLNEQQREAVVMPARAIAVTAGPGTGKTGTLTFRIGYLLEERGVKPSEITAVTFTNKAALELRERLEKQAGGKRITRLLRVGTFHGICLELLKKQGFDRIPAPEEMLLETAADIVREYHLNISPSGFLRQLSLKKSRMELCDPAGERTTAATVEGAGNPASTEENSSEDTFHEAAREYQKRLMAEGACDFDDLLIETLKLLKTEQKNEIRKNHFNYLLVDEFQDVNLVQLELIRVWNRGGRELFVIGDPDQSIYGFRGTDAACFERLKKDYPSLISIILNENYRSVPAILEGAQAVISENPGPERRLTPVCGEGAKIRLVTAESAMSEAIFTAKEINRLIGGIDMLDAQEKRITGRLAGFSDIAVLYRTHRQAALLEKCLRKEGIPYRVAGRDAFLADPEVRGSISFFRSLLNPEDRFSARLSRRLLWNGLGDGEREERFAREMEYYLPLLKKGKPSDILEQWITAASDGDTSGSQNMEKLWQLSFMYHNMKDFLDALAFGTEGELIRPGKKQYRSDAVTLMSLHASKGLEFPAVILCGARKGLIPLERQSAGKADEIDKEEERRLFYVGMTRAKEQLILITGKEPSEFLDALPETCFEREEAGKMKQAESGFGQQLSLFDWMKEK from the coding sequence ATGTACATAGCAGATCTTCACATCCATTCCCGTTACTCAAGGGCCACCAGCCACGACTGTACGCCGGAAGCGCTGGAGCTGTGGGCAAGAAAAAAAGGAATCCGGCTTCTGGGAACCGGCGATTTTACGCACCCGGCCTGGCGGGAGGAGTTAAAAGAAAAACTGGTTCCGGCGGAAGAGGGGCTATACACTTTAAAAGAGGAATACAGAATTCACGATAAGGGCGCGGATGACTCCCAGGCGGTAAGATTTGTTGTAACGGGTGAGATCAGCTCGATTTATAAGTGGGGGGAGCGGGTAAGGAAGGTGCACAGCCTTCTGCTGCTGCCAAACCTGGAAGCGGCGGAGCTTTTGTCCGCAAGGCTCGAACAGATCGGAAACATCCACTCCGACGGACGTCCGATCCTTGGACTGCCCTGCCGCGATCTTCTGGAAATTATGCTGGAAGTGTGCCCGGATGCGGTCTATGTGCCGGCTCATATCTGGACGCCTCATTTTTCACTGTTCGGGGCGTTTTCCGGCTTTGATACAATCGAAGAATGTTTTGGAGATCTGACGCCCCATATTCATGCGCTGGAGACGGGGCTGTCCTCCGATCCGCCGATGAACTGGCGCCTCTCAGCGCTTGATTCTTACCAGCTTATTTCTAACTCAGATGCCCATTCGCCGTCAAAACTGGGAAGAGAGGCCAACCTGCTGGACACAGACCTTAACTATCCCTCGTTAGTGAAGGCGATTGAGACGGGCGACGGCCTTCGGGGAACGATTGAATTCTTTCCCGAGGAGGGCAAATACCATCTGGACGGGCATCGGAAATGCCACCTGTGCTTAAACCCGGCGGAGACTATTAAGTATGGGGGAAAATGCCCGGTGTGCGGAAAAAAACTGACCATCGGCGTCTCACACAGGGTGGAGGAACTGGCCGACCGGGCGGAGGGCTATGTCCGGCCGGACGGAAAAGTTTTTGAGAGCCTGGTGCCCCTGCCCGAGGTAATAGCGGCCTCCACAGGAAGATCTGCAGCCAGTGCCAGGGTCCAGAGGCAGTATCAGGAGATTCTGTCCAAACTGGGAAATGAATTTTCCATCCTAAGGGAAGTACCGCAGGAAGACATCAAATTGGCGGCCGGAACCATGATTGCCGAGGGAATCAGCCGTTTGCGCCGTGGAAACGTCCTGCGCAATCCAGGATTTGACGGAGAGTATGGAACGATCCAGCTGTTCGAACCGTGGGAACTTGAAAATGTGGACGGGCAGATCAGTTTATTTCTTCCATCCCGGGAAAGCCTGGGTGCAGCAGTTGGGGACTTGAAAGATAAGAGGACAACAGAGGGAGCCGTGACAAATAAGATGGCGGCAGGTGAGACGGCATCAGATGAGATGTCAGCAGGCGAGGGCGCTGAAATGGATTCTGACCCAGGTAACGCCGTAAAAGAGACGGCAGCGGCGAATGAATGGGATTGTCCGGAATCTGGGGTAAGAAGTTCTGATACTGTGGTAAACAGGGACAACGGCCCGGCCGGTTCTCCCAGGAACAACAAAAATTCTTTCCTTGGCCATCTGAATGAACAGCAGAGAGAAGCCGTTGTCATGCCGGCCCGCGCCATTGCGGTTACGGCCGGTCCGGGAACCGGAAAGACGGGAACACTGACGTTCAGAATCGGTTATCTTCTGGAGGAACGCGGTGTAAAACCGTCCGAGATTACGGCTGTTACATTTACCAATAAGGCGGCGTTGGAGCTTCGGGAGCGCCTGGAAAAACAGGCGGGAGGAAAAAGAATTACCCGCCTGCTGAGAGTGGGGACATTTCATGGCATTTGCCTGGAACTCCTGAAAAAACAGGGTTTTGACCGCATTCCGGCTCCGGAAGAGATGCTTTTAGAGACGGCCGCGGATATTGTAAGAGAATATCATTTAAACATCTCACCATCCGGCTTTTTAAGACAGTTGTCCCTGAAAAAGTCACGAATGGAGCTGTGTGATCCCGCAGGAGAAAGAACGACGGCCGCCACGGTTGAGGGAGCGGGGAATCCCGCGTCCACAGAGGAAAACAGCAGTGAAGATACCTTTCATGAAGCGGCCCGGGAGTATCAGAAGCGGTTGATGGCGGAGGGGGCCTGTGATTTTGACGATCTGCTCATTGAAACGTTAAAACTTCTTAAAACAGAACAGAAAAATGAAATCAGGAAAAATCATTTTAATTACCTTCTGGTGGATGAGTTTCAGGATGTTAACCTGGTTCAGCTTGAACTTATCAGGGTATGGAACCGGGGAGGAAGGGAACTTTTTGTAATCGGAGATCCGGATCAGTCCATCTATGGATTCCGGGGAACGGATGCGGCCTGCTTTGAGCGCTTGAAAAAAGACTACCCTTCTTTAATTAGTATTATCCTGAATGAAAACTACCGCTCGGTTCCAGCCATTCTGGAAGGTGCGCAGGCCGTTATTTCAGAAAATCCCGGGCCGGAGAGAAGACTGACGCCCGTATGCGGGGAGGGAGCAAAGATCCGCCTTGTCACAGCGGAAAGTGCGATGTCCGAGGCTATTTTCACAGCAAAGGAAATTAACCGTCTTATCGGCGGAATTGATATGCTGGATGCCCAGGAAAAAAGGATAACGGGACGCCTCGCCGGTTTTTCCGACATAGCGGTCCTTTATCGGACCCACCGTCAGGCAGCGCTTCTGGAGAAATGTCTGCGTAAGGAAGGAATCCCTTACCGGGTGGCGGGAAGAGACGCATTTTTGGCGGATCCTGAGGTCAGGGGCAGCATCAGTTTTTTCAGGAGTCTGCTAAATCCGGAAGACCGGTTCTCGGCCAGACTCAGCCGCCGCCTTTTGTGGAATGGACTGGGAGACGGGGAGCGGGAAGAAAGGTTTGCCAGAGAAATGGAATACTACCTTCCACTTTTGAAAAAAGGAAAACCTTCGGATATCCTGGAACAGTGGATCACTGCGGCATCGGATGGCGATACGTCCGGCAGCCAGAATATGGAAAAATTATGGCAGCTTTCATTCATGTACCACAATATGAAAGACTTTTTGGATGCGCTGGCTTTTGGCACGGAGGGTGAACTGATCCGCCCGGGAAAAAAACAGTACCGGTCCGATGCAGTTACGCTGATGTCTCTTCATGCCTCAAAAGGTCTGGAATTTCCTGCCGTGATTCTGTGCGGAGCCAGAAAGGGACTGATTCCGTTAGAAAGGCAGTCGGCGGGTAAAGCGGATGAGATAGATAAAGAGGAAGAACGCCGCCTCTTTTACGTGGGAATGACCAGGGCGAAAGAGCAGTTGATTCTGATAACGGGAAAGGAACCGTCGGAGTTCCTGGACGCTCTGCCGGAGACCTGTTTCGAACGGGAAGAGGCGGGAAAAATGAAACAGGCGGAATCCGGTTTTGGGCAGCAGCTCAGTCTGTTTGACTGGATGAAGGAGAAATAG
- the msrB gene encoding peptide-methionine (R)-S-oxide reductase MsrB has product MNSEQNKNLREIYFAGGCFWGVEEYFSRIPGVHDCISGYANGYGTNPSYEDVCSDTTGFAETVLVRYDPDIVTLRILAEQYFKIIDPLSLNRQGNDIGSQYRTGIFYTDEKDTVALRTVMDTVQKGLPAPMAVELAPLNNFYPAESYHQDYLKVNPNGYCHIHFNTLDDLTVGSDGKVRIRLSEDALKEKLTGEQYEVTQNSATERPFTGQYYDNHEPGLYVDIVTGEPLFVSSDQFDSGCGWPSFTKPVDAAAVTELTDTSHGMKRVEIRSREGDSHLGHVFPDGPLETGGLRYCINSASLRFIPKDKMESEGYGAYLSQVQS; this is encoded by the coding sequence ATGAATTCAGAACAAAACAAAAATCTCAGGGAAATCTACTTTGCAGGCGGCTGTTTTTGGGGCGTAGAAGAATATTTTTCAAGGATTCCCGGCGTCCACGACTGTATTTCCGGTTATGCCAACGGCTATGGCACAAATCCCTCCTATGAGGATGTCTGCTCCGATACGACGGGGTTTGCGGAAACGGTTCTTGTCCGGTATGATCCCGACATCGTCACGCTGCGCATCCTGGCGGAACAGTATTTCAAGATTATCGACCCGCTCAGTCTGAACCGGCAGGGGAACGACATTGGAAGTCAGTACAGGACGGGCATTTTCTATACCGACGAGAAAGATACCGTAGCCTTGCGGACCGTCATGGACACTGTACAAAAGGGGCTCCCTGCCCCTATGGCCGTAGAACTGGCTCCGCTGAATAATTTTTATCCCGCTGAAAGTTATCATCAGGACTACCTGAAGGTGAATCCAAACGGATATTGCCACATCCATTTCAATACGCTTGACGATTTGACCGTGGGCTCCGACGGAAAAGTAAGAATCCGTCTTTCGGAAGACGCGCTCAAAGAAAAGCTGACCGGGGAACAATACGAAGTGACCCAAAATTCCGCCACTGAAAGACCGTTCACGGGACAATACTATGACAATCATGAACCTGGCCTCTACGTGGATATTGTCACCGGTGAACCGCTTTTCGTCTCCTCCGATCAGTTTGATTCCGGCTGCGGCTGGCCAAGCTTTACAAAACCGGTCGATGCTGCTGCGGTCACGGAACTTACAGATACCAGCCACGGTATGAAACGCGTAGAGATACGCAGCCGGGAAGGTGATTCCCATCTGGGCCACGTCTTCCCCGACGGTCCCCTGGAAACAGGCGGACTCCGCTACTGTATCAACAGCGCCTCTCTCCGTTTTATTCCCAAAGACAAGATGGAATCCGAGGGGTACGGCGCTTATCTTTCCCAGGTTCAGTCATAA
- a CDS encoding TetR/AcrR family transcriptional regulator — MNDQFYDLPEEKQLRIINAALEVFSRNDYKHAVTDEIARKAGISKGLLFYYFHNKKSLYLFLFEYCSKMVTSQVLDEQFGKLTDFFELLEYAAQEKLKILKQTPHVLEFVTRCFYLEKEPVIEELNRSICNFIGEAYGIFFEKIDRSRFREGIDPMEICNMITWMVDGYIHDRQRAGLPLDIEEMMGNFYRWERWFREIAYKEEYQEQDC; from the coding sequence ATGAATGACCAGTTCTATGATCTTCCCGAGGAAAAGCAGCTCAGAATCATCAATGCAGCCCTCGAAGTATTTTCCAGAAACGACTACAAACATGCGGTGACGGATGAAATTGCCAGAAAAGCCGGTATTTCCAAGGGTCTGCTGTTTTATTACTTCCATAACAAAAAAAGTCTCTATCTGTTTCTGTTTGAATACTGTTCGAAAATGGTGACTTCTCAGGTGCTGGATGAACAGTTTGGCAAACTGACCGATTTCTTCGAGCTGTTGGAATATGCAGCGCAGGAAAAACTGAAGATACTGAAGCAGACCCCCCATGTACTGGAGTTTGTCACGCGGTGTTTTTATCTGGAAAAAGAGCCTGTAATCGAGGAGCTGAACCGCTCGATCTGTAATTTTATTGGTGAAGCTTACGGCATATTTTTTGAAAAAATCGACCGCAGCCGATTCAGGGAAGGAATTGATCCGATGGAAATCTGTAATATGATAACCTGGATGGTTGACGGCTATATCCATGACAGGCAGAGGGCCGGTCTGCCCCTGGACATAGAGGAAATGATGGGAAACTTTTACAGATGGGAAAGGTGGTTCAGGGAGATTGCTTATAAAGAAGAGTATCAGGAACAGGATTGCTAA
- a CDS encoding ABC transporter ATP-binding protein produces MEAAGNNKLDDNSDIVLKAENLSMRYETGEVAVDALKNVSFEVRKGEFIVVLGPSGSGNSTLLNVIGGMDRPTSGTMRYGGRTVTDSTMDQLAVYRRDVVGFVFQFFNLIPSLTAGENVELAASLSRDAMAPDEALAMVGLSERAGHFPSQLSGGEQQRVSVARAIVKKPALLLCDEPTGALDSKNSIAVVKLLLEVRDKLGCPVLTITHNPEMARVADRVFHMKDGELVRTEVNGWPCGAEELDW; encoded by the coding sequence ATGGAAGCCGCGGGAAACAATAAACTGGACGATAATTCAGATATTGTATTAAAAGCCGAAAATCTCTCCATGCGCTACGAGACCGGGGAGGTGGCGGTGGATGCATTAAAAAATGTTTCTTTTGAGGTGAGAAAAGGTGAGTTCATCGTAGTCCTGGGACCTTCCGGCTCCGGGAATTCCACGCTGCTGAATGTAATCGGAGGCATGGATCGGCCTACCTCGGGAACGATGCGGTACGGGGGGAGAACGGTGACGGACAGCACGATGGATCAGCTTGCCGTTTACAGGCGGGACGTGGTGGGCTTTGTCTTTCAATTTTTCAACCTGATTCCATCGCTGACGGCCGGGGAGAATGTGGAACTGGCCGCCTCACTGTCCAGAGACGCAATGGCGCCGGATGAGGCGCTCGCCATGGTGGGGCTTAGCGAACGGGCGGGCCATTTCCCTTCCCAGCTATCAGGAGGAGAGCAGCAGAGGGTTTCCGTAGCAAGGGCGATTGTAAAGAAACCGGCGCTTCTGCTCTGCGATGAGCCTACTGGAGCGCTGGACAGTAAAAACAGCATTGCCGTTGTAAAGCTGCTTCTGGAGGTCAGGGATAAATTGGGATGCCCGGTGCTTACGATCACCCACAATCCGGAGATGGCCCGCGTGGCCGACCGGGTGTTCCATATGAAGGATGGGGAACTGGTACGCACGGAGGTAAATGGATGGCCATGCGGCGCAGAGGAACTGGACTGGTAA